A stretch of the Vitis vinifera cultivar Pinot Noir 40024 chromosome 16, ASM3070453v1 genome encodes the following:
- the LOC132255345 gene encoding stilbene synthase 4-like, translating to MASVEEIRNAQRAKGPATVLAIGTATPDNCLYQSDFADYYFRVTKSEHMTELKKKFNRICDKSMIKKRYIHLTEEMLEEHPNIGAYMAPSLNIRQEIITAEVPKLGKEAALKALKEWGQPKSKITHLVFCTTSGVEMPGADYKLANLLGLEPSVRRVMLYHQGCYAGGTVLRTAKDLAENNAGARVLVVCSEITVVTFRGPSEDALDSLVGQALFGDGSAAVIIGSDPDSSIERPLFQLVSAAQTFIPNSAGAIAGNLREVGLTFHLWPNVPTLISENIENCLTKAFDPIGISDWNSLFWIAHPGGPAILDAVEAKLGLDKQKLKATRHILSEYGNMSSACVLFILDEMRKKSLKEGKMTTGEGLDWGVLFGFGPGLTIETVVIHSVGTDSN from the exons ATGGCGTCTGTGGAGGAAATTAGAAATGCTCAGCGTGCCAAGGGTCCGGCCACCGTTCTAGCCATTGGCACAGCTACCCCGGACAACTGTCTGTACCAGTCTGATTTCGCTGATTACTATTTCCGGGTCACTAAAAGCGAGCACATGACCGAGCTCAAGAAGAAGTTCAACCGCAT atGTGACAAATCCATGATCAAGAAGCGTTACATTCATTTGACCGAAGAAATGCTTGAAGAGCACCCAAACATTGGTGCTTATATGGCTCCATCTCTTAACATACGCCAAGAGATTATCACTGCTGAGGTACCCAAGCTTGGTAAGGAAGCAGCATTGAAGGCTCTTAAAGAGTGGGGTCAGCCTAAATCGAAGATCACCCACCTTGTATTTTGTACAACCTCAGGTGTAGAAATGCCTGGTGCAGATTATAAACTCGCTAATCTTTTAGGGCTCGAACCATCTGTCAGAAGAGTGATGTTGTACCATCAAGGGTGCTATGCAGGTGGAACTGTCCTTCGAACCGCTAAGGATCTTGCAGAGAATAATGCAGGAGCACGAGTTCTTGTGGTGTGCTCAGAGATCACTGTTGTTACATTTCGTGGTCCTTCCGAAGATGCTTTGGACTCTTTAGTTGGCCAAGCCCTTTTCGGTGATGGGTCTGCAGCTGTAATCATTGGATCCGATCCAGATAGCTCGATTGAACGACCACTCTTTCAACTTGTTTCAGCAGCCCAAACATTTATTCCTAATTCAGCAGGTGCTATTGCAGGCAACTTACGTGAAGTGGGTCTCACCTTTCATTTGTGGCCTAATGTGCCTACCTTGATCTCTGAAAACATAGAGAATTGTTTGACTAAGGCTTTTGACCCAATTGGTATTAGTGATTGGAATTCCTTATTTTGGATTGCTCATCCAGGTGGCCCAGCTATTCTTGACGCAGTTGAAGCAAAACTCGGTTTAGATAAACAGAAACTCAAAGCAACAAGGCATATTCTAAGTGAATATGGGAACATGTCAAGTGCATGTGTCCTATTTATTTTGGATGAGATGAGAAAGAAATCGCTCAAGGAAGGCAAAATGACGACAGGTGAAGGATTGGATTGGGGTGTCTTGTTTGGCTTTGGGCCGGGCCTAACCATTGAGACCGTTGTGATCCATAGCGTTGGTACGGATTCAAACTAG